Sequence from the Rhizobium brockwellii genome:
CCGATGACGGCCGCAGCGATGGCATTGAGATTGACGTCGCCGGTGCCGGCCTGCTGACTTGCCGTCGCCAGCCGTGCGGCGGAGAGAACGCCGCCGGTTGCCGCAAGCAGAGCGCACATGACGAAGGCGCTCGTATAGATGCGCGAGACGTTGATGCCGGAGCGGCGGGCCGCTTCCCTGTTGCCGCCGACGGCATGCATGGAGCGTCCCCATTTGGTGCGCGTCAGCGCATAGTTCATGGCGGCGGTGAGCCCGACGAAAAGGCCGAACATCCACGGAATGCCGCGCGACTGGTTGAGATAGAACGCGACAGCTTCCAGGGCGAGTGTGATGATGACGGCGCGCAGGAGAAGCCCGCGGGCCGATTTCGCCGACAGGCCGGCCGCCCGCCGGCGCGCCGACGTGCGGTAGCTGGCGAAGAAGTAGGCAATGCCGGCAAGTGCCACCAGCAGATAGGCGATTGGGTCCGGCATGACCATGATCTGGCCGAAACTCACGAGCCAAGAACCATAGGGAAGATTGATCGAACCGGTCGCTCCGAGGATATAGAGCTGCAGGCCGAGAACCGCGAGCAGCCCGGACAGGGTGGATACGAAACTCGGCATGCCGAAGCGGTTGAAGACAAACGCGTAGAGCGAGCCGATCAGGGCGCCGACAATCATGGCGGCGAGGACCGCGAGAACCACCGGCCAGCCCTGATTGACCCAAAAGACGCCGACCAGCGCCGAGGCAAAGCCGCTGACGGAGCCGACGGAAAGATCGATCTCCCCCACCATCAGGATACAGACGATACCCAGAGAGATGACGCCGACCGTCGAGCAGTCAAACAGCATGTTGACGAGGTTGGCGCTGGAGAGAAACACCGGATTGAGCGCCTGGAACACCGTCCAGATGATCGCCAGGCCGACAATGACCGGCAGTGAACCGAGATCGCCGGAGCGAATGCGATCCCAAAAGGCCTGGATCGAGCCGCCGAAACTGTCGTCATGACGCACTCTCTCATCACGCCGGTCAAGCAGCACCGGTGCCGCCGGATCATTTTCGATGGACTTCATCATGGCCTGCCCTCCTCGTTCGGTTGGCTTTGCGCCTGGCGGCGCGACGCGCGGCGGGAGACGGAATTGTTAGAAGCGCCGGTGATGGCGCTGACGAGCTGCTCGTTGGATGCGTCGGGCAGCATGGTGCCATTGTTGCGGCCGAGCCGAAGGACGACAATACGATCGGCAACGGCGCGCACATCCTCCATGTTGTGGCTGATCATGATGACAGCGAGGCCGCGTTCCCGTACGCGCTCGATGAGGTCAAGCACTTCGGCGGTCTGGGCAACGCCGAGCGCTGCGGTCGGCTCGTCGAGCATGATCAGTTTCGGCTCGAGCAGTAGCGATCGGGCGATGGCCACGGTCTGGCGCTGTCCGCCCGACAGTGAGGCGACGGGCTCGCGCACACTTGGAATGCGGGCCGAAAGCTCGTTCAGAAGCTGCCAGGCACGGATCTCCATGGCGACCTCATCGAGCTGATAGGGGCTGAGCTCCTTGCCGAGAAAGATATTGGCGACGACGTCGAGATTTTCGCAAAGTGCCAAATCCTGGAACACCG
This genomic interval carries:
- a CDS encoding ATP-binding cassette domain-containing protein, with translation MSEISHTPDPSRQPVLSLRGISKNFGAVSALTDIELDVYAGEVVALVGDNGAGKSTLVKILAGVHQPSSGTILFEGKPVNLPSPSAALGLGIATVFQDLALCENLDVVANIFLGKELSPYQLDEVAMEIRAWQLLNELSARIPSVREPVASLSGGQRQTVAIARSLLLEPKLIMLDEPTAALGVAQTAEVLDLIERVRERGLAVIMISHNMEDVRAVADRIVVLRLGRNNGTMLPDASNEQLVSAITGASNNSVSRRASRRQAQSQPNEEGRP
- a CDS encoding sugar ABC transporter permease produces the protein MMKSIENDPAAPVLLDRRDERVRHDDSFGGSIQAFWDRIRSGDLGSLPVIVGLAIIWTVFQALNPVFLSSANLVNMLFDCSTVGVISLGIVCILMVGEIDLSVGSVSGFASALVGVFWVNQGWPVVLAVLAAMIVGALIGSLYAFVFNRFGMPSFVSTLSGLLAVLGLQLYILGATGSINLPYGSWLVSFGQIMVMPDPIAYLLVALAGIAYFFASYRTSARRRAAGLSAKSARGLLLRAVIITLALEAVAFYLNQSRGIPWMFGLFVGLTAAMNYALTRTKWGRSMHAVGGNREAARRSGINVSRIYTSAFVMCALLAATGGVLSAARLATASQQAGTGDVNLNAIAAAVIGGTSLFGGRGSAYSALLGIIVIQSIASGLTLLDLSSSLRYMITGAVLAVAVIVDSLARRSRISHGRA